From Pan paniscus chromosome 6, NHGRI_mPanPan1-v2.0_pri, whole genome shotgun sequence, one genomic window encodes:
- the LOC129398278 gene encoding LOW QUALITY PROTEIN: putative uncharacterized protein FLJ44672 (The sequence of the model RefSeq protein was modified relative to this genomic sequence to represent the inferred CDS: inserted 2 bases in 1 codon), with amino-acid sequence MQPGGTAGPAEAAMREAEAGPPQVGLSRPTCSLPASSPGPALPPGCVSRPDSGLPTRSLDSAPAQLPAALIGPQLPEAKLPRPSSGLTVASPGSAPALRRRLQAPNGLRSVGSSRPSLGLPAASAGPNCPEVGLSRPSSSLPAASAGLSRPQVGLEVGLEELQVGLPGPSSVLSAASPGAKLPQVSLSRPSSSCLPVASFXAQPSSWLSAVFPGPAFDFWWPLQAQNLTSSRPLQARPPASRRPAWARPWPHSGLSMPS; translated from the exons atgcagccaggaggaacagctgggcctgcagaggccgccatgcgggaggcagaggctgggcctcctcaagtcggcctctccagacccacttgcagcctcccggcgtcctctccgggcccagctcttcctcccggctgcgTCTCCAGGCCCGACTCTGGCCTCCCAACAAGGTCTTTGGACTCAGCTCCCGCCCAGCTTCCAGCGGCCCTGATAGGCCCACAACTTCCtgaagccaagctccccaggcccagctcaggcctcacggtggcctctccaggctcagctcctgccctccgacGGCGTCTCCAGGCCCCAAACGGCCTCCGGTCGGTGGGCTCCTCTAGGcccagcttgggcctcccggcagcctctgcaggcccaaatTGTCCTGAagtcggcctctccaggcccagctccagcctcccggcggcctctgcaggcctAAGTCGTCCTCAAGTCGGCCTGGAAGTGGGCCTGGAAGAGCTGCAAGTCGGCCTCCCCGGGCCCAGCTCCGTCCTCTcggcggcctctccaggtgcaaaacttcctcaagtcagcctctccaggcccagctcctcctgcctcccagtggcctcttt ggcccagcccagctcatggcTCTCGGCGGTCTTCCCAGGCCCCGCTTTTGACTTTTGgtggcctcttcaggcccagaacTTGACCTCCAGTCGGCCTTTGCAGGCCCGGCCTCCTGCCTCTCGAAGGCCTGCATGGGCCCGGCCTTGGCCTCACAGCGGactctccatgcccagctag
- the LOC117981197 gene encoding putative uncharacterized protein FLJ46235: protein MKAQNLLKLTSPGPVPASCQRLQAQLLPHGGFSRPSSSSWLSLQAQLLPHNSLFWPSSCPAHGGQCRPKTSSSQTLQAHLLLPGGMNRPSFDLRIASVGPALASQGLLQAQLLPHGSCPRPSFCLPASSLNRHSSSLTVAHLGPTHDCRAISRPSACLLADS from the coding sequence ATGaaggcccaaaatctcctcaagttgACCTCTCCAGGCCCAGTTCCTGCCTCCTGTCAGCGTCTACAGGCCCAACTTCTGCCTCATGGGGgcttctccaggcccagctcttcctcttgGCTAAGTCTACAGGCACAACTgctgcctcacaacagcctttTTTGGCCCAGTTCCTGTCCAGCTCACGGCGGCCAATGTAGGCCCAAAACTTCCTCAAGTCAAACTCTCCAGGCCCACCTTCTGCTTCCCGGTGGCATGAACAGGCCCAGCTTTGACTTGAGAATAGCCTCTGTAGGCCCTGCTCTTGCCTCCCAGGGgcttctccaggcccagctcttgccTCATGGCAGCTGCCCCAGGCCAAGTTTCTGCCTGCCTGCCAGCAGCCTCAACAGGCACAGCTCCTCCCTCACAGTGGCCCATTTAGGCCCAACTCATGACTGTCGGGCCATTTCCAGGCCTAGTGCCTGCCTCCTGGCTGACTCTTGA